Part of the Spiroplasma endosymbiont of Poecilobothrus nobilitatus genome is shown below.
AACATTTAGTGTTGGTTGAAAATGAATCAAGATGAATTTTTCTTTTATCAAATTTATCTTTAAAATTACCTTTGTGGATTTCTTTAATAAATGTTTCATCGATTTGAATTTGGCCATTTAACGTTTTAAATTTTAATTGGGTGTTTTCTAATTGTTTTGATTTCATTATTTTTTAGCGATTATATCAATCGGTTTTCGGTGATGTTTTAATAAAGCGGGAAATCATTTTACTAGATTGGCCTAATAATGAAATTTGAATCAATAAATTTCACTGTTCATAATTTAAATGACTTCAATACGTAAAATGATCACGAAAAGCATCAAAACTAGCACGACATTTTTTGCATAAATATTTTTGTTTTCCTTCACGATTATGACCATTTTTAACACAATAAAAAGATTGATAATTAGGACATTTAATACCTTTATCCCTAAATTTTTGATCAATTTCATTTAAGCGTTTTTGTTTTTTAATTAATTCTGCTTCTTTTTTGTCTTTTTCATGAAATTCTAAAAATTGATCATCTGTTAAAATATTTATTAATTCTTCAATTATTTTTTCCATTAATTATTCACCTCTTATATTAAGAATATACCTAATTTTAGGTATATTTTATAAATATCAAGAGTTTTCTACAAAATTAAAGAAATTTATTTTGTCAAAAGAAATTTAGAATATTATAAAACAAGGTATGAATTATTAAAAAAGCTCCATGACTTTTACAATTAAACAAACTAAGAATAGTCTCTTTTATTAAAAAAAATGTCGTGAATATTCAATAAAATTATTACTAGAAGTAACAGGGTTAAAACGTAGTTATTGAGATAAATATAAAAATTATGACAGTAGCAAAAAAGATAAAAAAGCAATAAATGATATTGTAAAAGTCTATGAAGAAAATTTAAAACAATTTGGTTATCGAAGAATTAATAAATATTTAAAAGAAGATTATGGTATAAAATATAATTCAAAAAAAGTTTTAAGAATTATGCGTGATAACAAATACAACCTGAATATGTAAGAAAAATGAGAAGAAAAATAAAGTATAAACAGAATAAAGAAAAAAGATTATTGCAATATCCTGATTTAATTAATCGTAAATTCAATGATATAAAAACAAGGTTTTCAGTACTATATACTGATGTAACATATTTAATTTCAAAAGGAGAAAGATATTATCAATCAACAATTATTGATGGATATACTAAAGAAATAGTTGATGTAAAGTGATCTAAATATAATGACAATAAATTAGTAATGGATAATTTAAATGATGCAATTAATAAAATAAAATTAATAAAAAAAGATCTGAATGGAATAATAATTCACTCAGATCACGGATATCAATATACATCCACTATTTATCACGATAAATGTTTATCTAACGGTATTATAATTTCAATGGGGAAAAAATACCACTGTGCAGATAATATTGTTATAGAAAGTTTTCATTCATTACTTAAGAAAGCTACAATCTGGAATGGCAACACTTTTTAGGACACTTTTTATATAGACATTTGTTTTCTAAAAGTAACTGGAGATAAATAATTTAAACTGCCATTAATTCGAATATTGTTATATCAATGCACAAAATCAAAAAGTTCGTATTTTAATTGTGTTAAATTTTTAAATTTTTTACCCTTAATAAATTCAGTTTTAAAAGTTTTGTAAGTTGTTTCAGCCACAGCATTATCATAAGGGCAGCCTTTATTGCTTAATGATCTTTTAATATTAAAAGTTATTAAAATTTCATCAATGATTTTATTTTTAAACTCATTACCACGATCAGTATGAAATAGAGTTATTTGATTTAATGGTCGTGTTATTTTATGAAAAGCTTGTTGGGCCAGTTCGGCTGTTTTATTCGACCCAGCACTATAACCAATTATTTCACGATTAAACAAGTCAATTAATAAACAAATATAATGTCATTTAGCGCCAACTTGAACATATGTTAAATCACTAACAATAACTTCATTAGGTTTTTTGTTGTTAAATTGACGATTTAAAATATTATTAATTTGGTCATTATTGACTGTTGTTTTATGATTATGATATTTTAATTTGGTGTATTTAGAAACCAAATTATTTTTGATCATAAAGAATCTGATTTTTCGCCGTGATAAGATGATATCTTTTCTGTTTAAAATAACTTTAATTTTGCGAGCCCCATAAATTTTGCGACTTTTATTAAAGGCACTGATAATTTCTTGTTCATAATTATTAACTTGCTTGTTAATACATTTATTAGTTTGATAATAATACGTTGATTTTGATAAACCCAAAATCTTACATATTTTTCTTACTGAATATTTTGTTTTGTTGTTATTAATTATTGTTATTTTTTGGCCATTATCAGTGCGGCTTGCTTTAAAATGTCATTTTCCATTTTCAAGTCTTTAAGTTCTTTTCGTAAAGTTATTATTTCATTTTCTTCTAGTGTGCGATTGTCTTTTGCTTTAAATGAACCAGAATTATTATAATTTTTAACTCAAATATAAATAGTTGGTTTTGGTAAATTATATTCTTGCCCTAGATTAATAACACTTTTACCATTTTTATATAGCATGACAATTTGTTTTTTAAATTCTTCAGAGTATGAAGTTTTATTTCCCATTTTTATATTCCTTCTTTCTTAATAATTTTATCTAATTTTGAAGTCTATATAATTATGGTCCTAATAATTGTAGCCTATCCAATATTCGAATTCATGGCAGTTTAAATTATTTATCTCCAGTTACTTTTAGAAAACAAATGTCTATATAAAAAGTGTCCTAAAAAGTGTTGCCATTCCAATCCATAATAAAATATATAATTCACATTAAGAATATATACAAGATGTTATAAAATGAAATACATGATATTCAAATCGTAAAGAAAAAGATATAATTAAAAAAATAGTAAATACTTTTTATTAGTACTTACTAAAATGGGTGCACTCTATAAGTAAATCATTTTTTATTCTCCCCTTTTCTTTTTATTATTTTTTTCTTTTGTGATTGCTTTAACAACAGCTTTTTCAATTAAAGTTTCAATTTCTGTTGCAGTTAAGATAATAGTTGGTTCAACTGGTTTATTTTTTTCCTTAGTAGTAGCTTTTTGTTTCTTTTTTTGTGCTGGATTAGGTTTATTATTGGTTGACTTTTTTTGTTTCGATGCGTTTAAAACGGTTTTTTTTCCTTGGTTAGTTTGCATTTCAAAATTTAATTGATCTAAGTCATTATTATAAAAATCACTAATTGTTTCTAGCGGTTCTTCTTCAGATGAACTTTTGATGCGTTCAATGCCACTATTAACTCGATAAGCATGATCGATTATTTCTTGTAAGCCAGGATCTTTTTTACTAGTACGACGAGTAGGGGAAGATAAATTATTATTATCTCTTTCACCTACTTCTTGTTGGTTAGTAACTGCAGCACGCAAACGAGCCATTTTTGCTTTAATATCATTTTCATCAACACCAATCGCTTTTTCATCTTCATTTGGAATTCCTAATTTGTGTTTAATGTTTTCATTATTTTTTTTAGCATTTTCTAAAATATATTGAATTGTTCCCTTTTCAACTACTGCTGGTTTAATAGGTTCATTACTAGTCGTATTTGGATTTAGCATTCGATTCATTTTTGATTTAATTTTATTTTCAGTTGCTCTTGAAATAGCTTTATTACTATTTTCTGAACATTCATGAATTTTTAAATGAATTGGACAAAATGTTGGTACTCCCATTATAACTCCCCGCTTCTCTTTAATATCTGTATATAATTATAACTTAAATTGGGGTAAATGTGTATTAGATTAAATTTAACCTTTTTTATGTGACAGAATATTTATAGTATAATGATAAAAAATAAATTAGAAAGTGGTTGTAATCAATGAACATTTTTATTTTTAATCGTGATTTTAGAATTGAAGATAATCTTGGCCTTGCTCAGTTGGCTAATGAAGAAGATAAAATTTATTTATTATTTATTTTTACAAAAGAACAAATAAAAGCAAATAATTATTTTTCACCTCGTAGTTTTCAAGCAATGGTTCATTGCTTAAAACAATTAAGGAAAAAGGTTCATGTTAATTTTCTAAAAAGTGAAAATGAACAAACTGGAATTAAATTTTTGTTAGACCAAGGTTATAAAATTAATAAAATATATACAAACCGTGATTATACACCATTTTCTCTTAACCGAAGTAAAGCAATGCGTCAATTATCAAAAGAATATAATTTTATTTATCGTGAATTTAATGATTATGTATTACTAGAACCATGAACAATAAAAACTACTCAAAATGAATATTATACTGTTTTTACACCATTTTGAAATAAATTAAAAGTACATTTTAACGATAATAAGATTATTACTTATAAGGTTAAATCCTTTTTGCCCCAACAATTAAAAAATCTTGAGATTTTACAAGACATTACAAATGTTAAATCTAGTGATTTTAATTTACCATTAGAACCTGAAAAAGTTAAAACAGCAATTTTTCAGTTAGATCAAAACTATCATCAAACTCGTGATTTTGTTGATTTAGAAACTAGTACAGCAAAAATTAGTACTGCTTTAAAATTTGGAATTATTTCAATTCGGCAATGTTATCTTTGAAGCATTGAAAAATTTGGTGCTTTTGATAACGCTTTTGCGCGCCAATTAGCATGGCGAGATTTTTATTATCAAGTAACTTATAATGCGCAATTATATCAACAATGATGTTTTAGTGAAAATTGAAATAAAAAAATAACAATTAACTGGACAAATAATCCAGAATGATTGCAAAAGTGACAAAATGGTGAAACTGGTTATGATTTTATTGATGCAGGAATGAAAGAGTTAAAAGAAACAGGGTTATTACATAATCGAGCAAGAATGGTTTGTGCTTCGTTTTTAGTTAAGAATTTACAAATTGATTGACGTAAAGGCGAACAATATTTTGCTCAACAGTTAATAGATTATGACCCTATTATAAATCAATGTTCATGACAATGAGTAGCGGGAACGGGATTTGATGCTCAACCATTTTTTCGAATTTTTAATCCTGAGTTACAACAAAAAAAATATGATTCAACATCAAACTATTATAATAAGTTTTTAAAAAACCGCCCCGCAATTAATAAAATTGTTGATTACAAAATGTCAGTTAAAAAAGCGTTAGAAATTTATAAAGGTAAATAACTAACATTATGGAAAAATGCTAGCAAAGTCCATATTTTTAGTTTGGAAAAATATTTTATTTTATTAAAAAATAAAAAAATATTATATTATTTTAATATTAATAGTATACTATGGGTAAAGAAAAGTATTTTTCCTAAATCTCTAAAGTAAACAAAATAATTATATAAAAGATTTATAATTACACTACTATCTCTCCCCTTTAGGTTATCTCTTATCTTTTCTTTTTATTAATTAAGTTACCATAAAAAAATAATTTACATAAATCCTTATTTCGCCAACATAATTATTTTCGTTACCCAAACAGAAAAAGAACAATCAACTGGTTTTCCCAACAGGTTGATTACTTTTTAATTTGTTAATTTAATTTGTTCTAAAAATTGAAATGTTTTTTTCCCAACAATAACTTTTTTTTCAATTTCTCCATCAACTTTATAAATAACTTTATTAAACAAACCATTGATATCAATACCAATCACTTGCGATAAGATAATTTCTTCATCTAAAAAGAAAATGGTTTCATCATTTACTTTAATTCATAAACTATTATTAACTAATGTTTGAATAATTAAATAACTTAAAATTAATCCATAATTACAAATTGCAATAATTACAAATAAATAAGTAAACGTATTTGAGATACTTGATAAAGTCATTAATAAAATATAATCAATAATAATAAAAATATTAAGTGGAGTTAAAAGAAGATATATGGTAATAAAGATAAAAATTATCATTGCTTTTCATTTGTATTCTTTAATTGCCTTATTATTTTCTTTTTGTTTTTGATAATGAATAAAAAATAAATTATGAAAAGTATATAAAGCTAACATTAAAATTAATGAAAAAACTAAAATAATATGCATTTTCATTGTTCAATTAGCCTCCCCTATTTTGCTGTCATGTTTTAAAAATCGTCATTGATATTTTAACATCATTTGTAATAAAGCGATAAATTTTTTCAGTAGTACTAATAAAAAAACCGATTTGATAAAAACCATTAAGATTAAAAACACTTGGCAAAACAAAATTAATATCTTTTAATCAAATAATAAGATTTTGATCTTTAGTTTCAAAAACTAAGCGGTAATTTGTAACATAAATGGTTCCATTAATTGTTTCCTTACTATTATTAGTAGTAAGATTTAAATAACCAGCCAAGTATTCAATATAATATTGCTCTTTCATTTGTTGAGTTAAGTAGTAGACATTTTGTTGAAGTTCTTTTTGTTTTGTTATTTCATAACCAATAATTAATGCTTGATAATAACAAATTTCATTTTTTGGCAATTCATATTTAATTTTAATTACGACTAAATTATCATTTAAGAATGTTTGATTATTATCAACCATTGTTTGTAGTTCATTTTTCTTTTGTTTAAAATGTTTTATTTTTTGTTGCTGGCATAAAGCTAAAATAGCAACAATAATTATTGCAACACCTAAAATAGTACTAAATAAAATAATTCCAATTAAATAACTATGATTCATGCTTTCACACCTTATAAATTAGATATGGCGTTTCTAAGCCTTTTACAATAATAATAAAACGTTTTTGTTCCGTATATAAATAAAAGCCTTGATATAGAATATTATTAATTCGAAAAATACTTAATTCAAGATTATTAATTTCACTTAATGGTCAAGTCGTAGTAATGTCTTCATTTATAATTAAAATTCTTTGGTTTGTAATAAACATATGACCATTTTGAAATGGAATTTGATACATTTCTTTAATTCTTTTCCCTTGCCCATAACCAACACTAATTCCATTTTCAAATGGAATTGTATATTTGGAATTAGTTTGATTGTTTTTTAATTTATGTTGAAGGTAAACAGTAACAAGAATATTACTAAATACTTTTTCGCCTGGTTCTAATTTAAATTTAACGTTAATTTCTTGCAAAGTTAATTTTGATAAATTATTATTAATATATTCTTGATTTTCAACTTCTAGTTGTTTAAAAATTTGAAAAAAAGTTGCTGTTTTTTTTGATAAAATCATCCTAAAAAACCAACAAAAATAAATAATAAACT
Proteins encoded:
- a CDS encoding IS1/IS1595 family N-terminal zinc-binding domain-containing protein, with product MEKIIEELINILTDDQFLEFHEKDKKEAELIKKQKRLNEIDQKFRDKGIKCPNYQSFYCVKNGHNREGKQKYLCKKCRASFDAFRDHFTYWSHLNYEQWNLLIQISLLGQSSKMISRFIKTSPKTDWYNR
- a CDS encoding IS3 family transposase, translated to MKQFGYRRINKYLKEDYGIKYNSKKVLRIMRDNKYNLNM
- a CDS encoding DDE-type integrase/transposase/recombinase, with the translated sequence MRRKIKYKQNKEKRLLQYPDLINRKFNDIKTRFSVLYTDVTYLISKGERYYQSTIIDGYTKEIVDVKWSKYNDNKLVMDNLNDAINKIKLIKKDLNGIIIHSDHGYQYTSTIYHDKCLSNGIIISMGKKYHCADNIVIESFHSLLKKATIWNGNTF
- a CDS encoding IS3 family transposase (programmed frameshift), whose translation is MGNKTSYSEEFKKQIVMLYKNGKSVINLGQEYNLPKPTIYIWVKNYNNSGSFKAKDNRTLEENEIITLRKELKDLKMENDIFKASRTDNGQKITIINNNKTKYSVRKICKILGLSKSTYYYQTNKCINKQVNNYEQEIISAFNKSRKIYGARKIKVILNRKDIILSRRKIRFFMIKNNLVSKYTKLKYHNHKTTVNNDQINNILNRQFNNKKPNEVIVSDLTYVQVGAKWHYICLLIDLFNREIIGYSAGSNKTAELAQQAFHKITRPLNQITLFHTDRGNEFKNKIIDEILITFNIKRSLSNKGCPYDNAVAETTYKTFKTEFIKGKKFKNLTQLKYELFDFVHWYNNIRINGSLNYLSPVTFRKQMSI
- a CDS encoding deoxyribodipyrimidine photo-lyase yields the protein MNIFIFNRDFRIEDNLGLAQLANEEDKIYLLFIFTKEQIKANNYFSPRSFQAMVHCLKQLRKKVHVNFLKSENEQTGIKFLLDQGYKINKIYTNRDYTPFSLNRSKAMRQLSKEYNFIYREFNDYVLLEPWTIKTTQNEYYTVFTPFWNKLKVHFNDNKIITYKVKSFLPQQLKNLEILQDITNVKSSDFNLPLEPEKVKTAIFQLDQNYHQTRDFVDLETSTAKISTALKFGIISIRQCYLWSIEKFGAFDNAFARQLAWRDFYYQVTYNAQLYQQWCFSENWNKKITINWTNNPEWLQKWQNGETGYDFIDAGMKELKETGLLHNRARMVCASFLVKNLQIDWRKGEQYFAQQLIDYDPIINQCSWQWVAGTGFDAQPFFRIFNPELQQKKYDSTSNYYNKFLKNRPAINKIVDYKMSVKKALEIYKGK